Proteins encoded together in one Halothermothrix orenii H 168 window:
- the nagA gene encoding N-acetylglucosamine-6-phosphate deacetylase, translating into MKALKNIKLVTIEGIFTGKAVLFEDRIEKIIAEEEVEGLKVNGLEVIDGEGNYLAPGFIDIHTHGAAGYDTMDGNYEALNNYSKAIVRTGVTSFTPTTMAMPEERITKALDAVRQARAKGVEGAKILGVYMESPFISPGYRGCQAREAIKEPAISFLKDYTDVVKVVTLAPEREGARKLVEFLRENGIVASVGHSAASYDDVIRAREWGISHATHLFNAMTGLHHRRPGIVGAVLTTDLTCELIADLIHIHPAALNLVFKAKDWEDIILVTDQMEATTLEDGTYELGGQKVIVKEDSARLEDGTLAGSILTLDRALSNIVKISDLPLHRVIAMITSNPARLLGVADEIGSIAPGYRADMVLLDKELKVNKVFVDGEIKC; encoded by the coding sequence TTGAAAGCACTTAAAAATATTAAACTGGTTACAATAGAAGGGATTTTTACCGGGAAAGCGGTCCTTTTTGAAGATAGGATTGAGAAGATAATTGCTGAGGAAGAAGTTGAAGGGTTAAAAGTTAATGGCCTTGAGGTTATTGATGGGGAGGGGAATTACCTTGCGCCGGGTTTTATTGATATCCATACTCATGGAGCGGCAGGTTATGATACCATGGACGGCAACTATGAAGCCCTCAACAATTATTCAAAGGCCATCGTCCGGACCGGGGTTACTTCCTTTACACCGACGACAATGGCCATGCCGGAGGAGAGGATCACAAAGGCCCTGGATGCTGTAAGGCAAGCCCGGGCAAAAGGGGTAGAGGGAGCAAAAATTTTGGGTGTTTATATGGAAAGCCCCTTTATCAGTCCCGGGTACCGTGGTTGCCAGGCCAGGGAGGCCATTAAGGAACCGGCTATATCATTTTTAAAGGATTATACAGATGTTGTTAAAGTTGTGACCCTGGCTCCAGAAAGGGAAGGGGCCAGGAAGTTAGTGGAGTTTTTAAGGGAAAATGGTATTGTGGCGTCGGTCGGCCATTCTGCCGCCAGTTATGATGATGTCATTAGAGCCCGGGAGTGGGGAATAAGTCACGCCACCCATCTCTTTAACGCCATGACAGGGTTACACCACCGGAGACCGGGTATAGTGGGGGCGGTACTAACTACAGATCTGACCTGTGAGCTTATCGCCGATTTAATCCATATCCATCCAGCTGCCCTTAACCTGGTGTTCAAAGCAAAGGACTGGGAGGATATTATCCTGGTTACCGATCAGATGGAGGCTACTACTTTAGAGGATGGCACCTACGAACTGGGAGGACAGAAGGTTATAGTTAAAGAGGATTCAGCCCGTCTAGAGGATGGTACCCTGGCGGGAAGCATTTTGACTCTGGACAGGGCCCTCAGCAATATTGTAAAGATAAGTGACCTTCCCCTCCACCGGGTTATTGCCATGATAACTTCAAACCCGGCCCGGCTTCTGGGGGTCGCTGATGAGATAGGTAGTATTGCCCCCGGCTACCGGGCTGATATGGTTTTACTTGATAAAGAACTTAAAGTAAACAAGGTTTTTGTAGATGGAGAAATCAAATGTTAA
- a CDS encoding GntR family transcriptional regulator yields the protein MNNLKEMPPVNKNSPIPLYYQLKDLLIRAIKEGSLKPGDRIPSERELAEYHDISRMTVHKAIEQLVQENYLYREKGKGTFVARKKKSRTISPLASFSAEMKAQGLRAKTIIIDWEMKEADDELAQHLKLSPGEKVYSLTRLRLVEDKPFLLEESYLPVKLCPDLKRTELEGSSLYTILREKYHYNMKKAEATVEPVLLIDGIAEKLKVEEGSMGLKFCQTTYLSSKTPIEYTRAHYRSDEYKFKLKFNFKEG from the coding sequence ATGAATAACCTGAAAGAAATGCCACCGGTTAATAAAAATAGCCCCATCCCCCTTTATTACCAGCTTAAGGACCTGTTAATCAGGGCTATTAAAGAGGGAAGCCTTAAACCAGGTGACCGGATACCCTCAGAGCGGGAGCTGGCCGAATATCATGATATCAGCCGGATGACTGTTCATAAGGCCATTGAACAGCTTGTGCAGGAGAATTACCTCTACCGGGAGAAGGGAAAGGGTACTTTTGTCGCCCGGAAGAAAAAGAGCCGGACTATCTCCCCCCTGGCCAGCTTTTCGGCCGAGATGAAGGCCCAGGGCCTCAGAGCAAAAACCATCATTATCGACTGGGAGATGAAAGAGGCAGATGATGAACTAGCACAACACCTGAAGTTATCACCCGGAGAGAAGGTCTACTCCCTTACCAGGCTCAGGCTTGTTGAAGATAAACCCTTTCTCCTGGAGGAATCTTATCTACCGGTCAAGCTCTGTCCGGACCTGAAGCGGACTGAACTTGAGGGGAGCTCCCTTTACACCATCTTAAGGGAGAAGTATCATTACAATATGAAAAAGGCTGAAGCCACCGTTGAGCCCGTCCTTTTAATAGATGGGATAGCTGAGAAACTTAAAGTGGAAGAAGGGTCAATGGGCCTTAAGTTTTGCCAGACTACCTATCTTTCCAGCAAAACCCCAATTGAATATACCAGGGCTCATTACCGCAGTGATGAGTATAAATTTAAATTAAAATTTAATTTTAAAGAAGGGTGA